ATGATAAGATAAACAAAAACCAACTTTAATATGCAGCTCAATGAGTTCTAAATcactaaaatgtctaaagcaattAGAGAAATGTTTTTTACACTCCTTGTCAAACACCTGGCTGAAACACGTAATCCATACAGTGCAGTCAAATTTCCTTCTGAACAAGCATCCCATCCTTTTTATGTGATCAAAAGACATTCCAAACATCATCGACCAATCATGGCTGTGTCTGTGATGTTATCAAATAATTCTTTGTTAAATTTGTGAGTATTACAAGTGAGATTTGGAAGTAATTATCGAGCAATAAAAAGTAAAGTATGCATGTAAAACTAGCCCTACTTGGTTTCCCCTCATTAATCTTTATTCCTTTTTTGTACAATCTTTCAAAATTGACTCTTTCATATAGAACTTCTCTTCATGCTCAGCTAAAGTTGATGTACAATGTGTCAATTAAAAGGAAATAGCAAATCCTACTAGACGAACATACTAAAAGTTGTTAGAACCTAATATAAATTCAGCCCTTCCCTAAAAGCTTAGGCATAAAAATACTTATCATAGTATCAAAGCAGGGCACAAGAGTACAAAACATGTATATGCTCCTCTAATTCATCTGATGGTTAATCAAATCAGTATTTGTGCAATGTCCTTCCCCCTATTTGGCTTGCACAATGTACTTAGGTATTGTTCATGTGTCAAGCTTACACGTGAGAGGGAACattagacttaataaatatattgGGCCCTTTCTTATTAGCCTAAGTTGCTATTTATCTACATTATAGCAAATTTTACTCTCCTACACACTTAAACTTGAATAACAAGATAGATCTCATCCGAATAAGACATAGGTTGAATCAATTTGTCCTTATCAACCAAATAATACCCATCAAAATTTGACTTGCGTTGCCTAAACGTTATCTAGACCACCTGTAAATCCAGACGCCGTGCTTAAAGCAATTATATATGAAACACTCATGAGCCAAAATAATCGAAATAAAGCAGTCAGATGCAACAttttatcgtaaaaattgcttccTCGGTAACAAGATAAGAATTCATCTAGTGAACAAATGAAAACAAGAATACTAGTAGTTGGAAATCCCAGTGCTAGAAAAGATTTCAATATGCAGAAGAGCACGAAACCCTCCTGAATTGCGACAAAAACATCGAATCAAACAGGAATGGAAACCCTAAGACGGATACGGCGTTCACCGAGGAACAACTCGCGTTGGTCGGCGAAATTGTGGTACTCCTCCGATTGCGGGATCGCCGGGGTGACGACCATCAACACGACGAAGATCAGGACGGCCGCTCCCCAAGCGGACAATTGCTTCCCCCTCTCCATAggctcttccttctctttctcgcTGCGCTGGGACGACTTCGACTACCGCGAAGGCCTAATTATCCCCGCTGGAACGGTCACTAATGGGTCAAGTATAAGACATAAATGGGACTTGAGGAAACTTTTGTCATCCGTACGATTATGGGTGAAAAGACAACAGATTAGATTCAACTTAGACTGAGATCGGCTGACACCCGAAAGCACTCGCCGTCACGCCCGGCCCCGCCCTGCCCCAACATCCCTAGCGTGACATCCCCTTAGGCGATATAACGGATCGGATTGAATCCGTTACCGGATCCAAATCCTCGAATCCGCAATCCAAACGGATCCCTTGTGATGTTTTTATCGTTGGGGTAATTGGACAGCAACACCAATCTAAAAGAGATCTTCTTCTTCGTTACGATGTCAAAACCATAAGCCCGTAGAGAAACCCAAGAAACCGAGTCCACCGTGATGACCCCGAGTGCAAgaacaacaagaacaagaaacaccaccatcgcctcctcctcctcctttgttcTACCTTTGCTTCTCGTTCTTGTCGGGCTTTCGACGGTGAGAACTGCGGCACCTGTTAAAGGCAGAGGGGAATGGCGACTTCTCCGCGCGAGCATCGGCATCTCCGCGATGCACATGCAGCTCCTCCCCGACGACACGGTGGTGATCTTTGACCGCACCGATTTTGGCCGCTCCAACATCTCCCTTCCCGGCGGCAGATGCCGCTTCGACTCTTACGACCTCGCCCTTACCACTGACTGCACCGCCCActctgtcctcctcctcctcccctccgcaGCCGTCCGCCCCCTCAGTCTCCTCACCGACACCTGGTGCTCCTCTGGCGCCCTCCTTCCCAATGGCTCCCTCCTCCAGACTGGCGGCTTCAACGACGGCGACCGTGTCATCCGCCTTTTCTCCCCGTCGCGTGGCGGCCGCTCCGACTGGGTGGAACGGCCCTTCTATCTCAGTGTCCGCAGATGGTACGCGTCCAACCAGCTCCTACCAGACGGCCGCGTCATCATCCTCGGCGGCCGCCGCCAGTTCTCCTACGAGTTCTTCCCCCGCGAGTTAGCCGGCAGCAGAACAGTCTTTCAGTTCCCGTTCTTGTTGGACACTTGGAACCGCGAGACCGAGAACAACCTGTACCcgttcctccacctcctcccggACGGGACCCTCTTCGTTTTCGCCAACGACCGTGCCGTCGTCCTTGACGCAATCCGCCATCGCGTTCTTCGACGCCTACCGCCCGTCCCTGGCGGCCCACGCAGCTACCCAAGCTCTGGCTCCTCCGTCCTCCTGCCCCTCCGCCCCGGCGCCGCCCCCGAGGTCCTCGTCTGCGGTGGCACACCGTGGGGATCCTACCGGGCCGCGCTCAACGGCACCTTCCTTCCGGCACTCCGCACGTGCGCCCGTATCAAGCCGGCCGACTCGGACCCCGCCTGGTCCTTAGAGGATATGCCCCTCCCGCGCGTCATGGGCGACATGCTCCTCCTCCCCACCTGCGACGTCCTCATCGTCAACGGCGCCGCCGCCGGCACCGCCGGGTGGGAGCTAGCGCGCAACCCCGTGACAAGACCGGTCCTCTACCACCCGGACCGACCTGCAGGGAGACGATTCGCGGTACTGAAACGTTCGCGGATCCCGCGGATGTACCACTCGACGGCGATCCTGGACACGTACGGGCGGGTGCTCGTCGGGGGGAGCAACCCGCAGGCGCACTACGCCTTCGCCAACGTGATGTACCCGACAGAGCTGAGCCTTGAGGCATTCCACCCACCGTACCTGGCGGCCCGGACTCGTCCGCGCGTGGCGGCTGCGCCGCGGGAAGTGGGCTACGGCGAGAGGGTAGCGCTGAGGTTCGAGGCGGCGGGGCACTACGGAGCGTGGGAGGAGTTGGTGGTAGAGGTGGTAGCGGTGGCGCCGGCGTTTGCGACGCACGCAGTGGGGATGAACCAGCGAGCGGTGGTGCTGGAGGCATCGCGGGCGGTCTGGGCGTGGGGGAACTTCGGGTACGTGGCCGAGGTGGTGGCGCCGCCTTCGCCGAACGTGGCGCCGCCCGGGTACTACCTCTGGTTCGTGGTGCATGCCGGGGTGCCGAGCAACGGCGTTTGGGTCAGAATCCGGTAGTCCAATCTTTTCTTGTTTGTTGCGTTGAGTTCGGAGCCCAAACTGCAGAATCAATTGAAAAACCTTCTTTTAATACTttcgaaaaatattaaaaatgtagAGATCATATTTTGGAAACTGAGATTGGGTAGAGATatcaaatttttgttttttttggagTTGAAATGTCATAAAAATTCGAGGAGGACGAGCGTTAATGTGATAGCAGTAGAGACCGAAGTTTGCTTTGCTTGCATGCAAATTCTCTTCGTAATTTGCAGACGGTAGCAGAATAGACCTCCTCAATATGCCTGCAAACCATCACCAATTTCCCTGCTGGAGTCAACACAGGTAAGGATGAAGGTGAGTTGTGAGGCAGTTATGAGCAAGCACCAATTCAGTTTACCACTCTTCAAGACCTAACGCTGCACCTCAGAACACATTAATAATAAACAGATTCGATGCATCTCGGGTTGTGTAGTTCAACATCTCACAAAGCAGGATTGTCTAATGCAAGACTTTGCAGATAAATCAGAAGAGAACTCGTCCATCCAACAATGTTCTGGAGTCAGAAGAAACGTAGGAATAATAGTGGCTAACAAAATGTTCCGGTAGCAGTGGACATGGATAGTTCCACAGAGTCCATGCTTAGCATCTCTTTCAAGATCTTAATTGTCCTACGGGATGCATTAATTTTGAGCCAAAACTGTAGAATTATGGGTGCATCAAAGACAGAAATTACCGGAGCTGTTACTAAAGACAAAGGAGCAAATTGTCTCCACATTtttacaaaaaggaaaaaagaattcatCTAATATTTAAGTTGATccagaaaaataaaaggaaaagaaaagatgtAGGCATGATAACACAATTGACCAAACTCCATGTTTTAACATGCTGCTGATTACTAGTATAGCTTCATACACAGACAAAAAAGTCATAAACCATTGCCAGATGATGGACCCAGCATTTTTCTGCTGGAACTATTCATGTATCGGTGGTAAAGAGATCTAAGCTCAAATCACACTAGAAGTGAAGAGCCAAAATGAGCATGTTTTAAGATATTGTGATCTTTAAAGATCAGAGTTAAAGCTCCAACATTCAATGATTATTAGCATGGTTAACGATGCTTTTTGAGTTCACTGTTGAACATCTGATGCAATATCCAATTGGTAGATGCTCATGCTCTAGAACTCATTGGTTGATCTTAGCTCTTCCAAAGAAGAGCAGCCCATATGATTACCCATTTTCATAAGTTCCTCTCTTGCTAGTAATTCAAGTTATACTATAATGAAAAGTTTCTCTTGCATTGCTTCACTTTATCTCTAATTTTCAAAATAAatatgatgtaaaaaaaaaaatttgcatgTTACTTTGATATTGTAGGATCTGCTTCTTATGAAGGTCTAAGAACACTGTATACAAGGGAACTTTACAATATGCATCAAACACATACAGTTTAAATCTTGCAATTTAATCCAACAGCTACCTTGAGAAATCAAACGTTCTAGTTAGATGGTTACCCCAATGGTATTAAACTTCTTGTTAGTTAACTTAATACAAACTAAGAGATATAATGCACCAAATTAGTTTCCACCTCAATAGTAATTCTTTTATTATTACAACTAAAATCTGGAATTGAACCAAGTTTCAGTGACCACATTccaaatgaaatcaattttacaTCTCGACACCTACAGCATCGAGGaagattataatattaaaataaatttaatataagcAAATAATCTGAATCAACGCTATTTGTTACTAACATGCCTTGTATGATCAGGACTTTTGGAGGATTTGTTCCATTCTCATTATGGGTTATTTATACAACCAAGAGGAGAACCTCATTTCTGCAATAGATCTTGTAATCTGCCCCTTGTCTAAACTCTTCCCATGTACAAGTTTATCTTGGAAGGTTGCTTTATAATTgcatgaattcaaactaaatccaAGAGATGAAGATTTGTACCTAGCTGAAGTTTATGTAGTCTCTCAAgaaagttctcctcctccctaatTTTTTGCATCTCTAAGAACTTGGTACTCATCATTAGCAAGCTATTGTTCAGGTGGCAGTTGATAGTGAAATCTCATCAAATCTTCCATTTGAACCTTCTCAATTTTGGGCGGTCTCCTTTAGCCATCAAGCCTATTGTTTATTTCCACATCTGCACATAACAAAAAGTCACCATAAATATAGGCAAAAAAATAACTTCCAATTACAGGTTTCAAGTGAGGCCCAAAGTCATTACAAAGATATCAGAACCAGACTAATCACGTGAGATTCAGAGGTATTGCAAATTCCTATTTTTCCAATGAATATAGAATGATTTTAGTGTTCACTGGAATTACTAAGTATGAGGAAATGGCATTGTCCGCCACTATATCCTCAAAAAGGATGTAAAAACTCAGAAGGGAGATGTTAAGAACTAAGTTTGATGGACACATCAGATATTTGTGGAAAAAGGGTCAAAATAGTAAGTTCTGTCTATTACTTTGAACCTAGGTCACTGATAGCCACCACTTTCTGATGGATAATGAGTTGGATAATCATTACAAGGATGCTCATGATGTAAGCACTGTGTGAGCAAgaattatgaaaaataaactaGAAAAAAAGGCAGAAGCAATAGATGGCATAGGAAGACATCTCCAGGATGAACAGCACTTGTGACTAAAAGAGTAACTACACCAATTAGACTAAAAAATATAACATGGTCCAGAATGTTGCCGCTCAATCAAAGCCTATCCAAACAACAGAGTTCAAGAGGCTTAGAGAACTACATTCTTATTTTTGCAGCAGGTTTGCTGTACCGCCCGAGTCAATATGGTACGGATGGTACATATCAGTCCGAGTCGCCATCGAGACAGCTCACCCGAGTCCCCTTCGGCATGCCACAGCATACCATATGTCAGTACACTGGTACAGACCAATATGTATCATGTCGACAAATCTCCAAGATGGACCTGGTATCCGAAATGGCCAACAATCATCCAAAGTTCACCATTTGAATCAGATGTATTTGACCTGCAAGTTGGCTTCTTGACTTTCAAAACAAAGCATAGAAACAAAAAGATCATATGCAGAAACCTCCACAGTGGTACCTACACCAATTACTCTAACAAATCTAACATGGAGTAGAATGTCACAGCTTACTCAAAGCCTATCCAAACAAAAGAGTTTTAAGAGGCACAGAGAACTGCATTATTGTTTTTGCCAACAGTCATCCAAAGTTCACCGTCAAAATTAGATGACTTTGACCCGCAAATTAGCTTAACTTTCAAAACGAAGGatataaacaaaaataaaatatgaagaaACCTCCAAAATGGTACCCACACCAATCACTCTAACAAATCTAACATGGAGTAGAATGTAGCAGCTTACTCAAAGCCTATCCAAACAAAAGAGCTTTAAGAGGCATAGAGAACTGCATCCTTATTTTTGCCAACAATCATCCAAAGTTCACCATCTAAATTAGATGACTTTGACCTGCAAGTTGGCTTCATATTTTTTTCCAAGAAAAGAATAGaaacagaaagaaaaataaaggcCGCACAAGAGTTAAATATGTAAGTCCTAAAACCATGAAGTTTAAATTAAAgtacattttcaacaagattgacCATGGCTTCTCAATCACATAGATACTTATTAATCAATAGGGTCCTCAACCTGCATCATCAGCCGCTTCTCTGCAACCAGCAGCACCAGTTTAATCAGGGGAATCATTTGCAGCACGAAGTAATGATCAttctaaataaaatctaattaatgcGTAAATGTAGAAGAGCAGATTCAACCCAAAAAGGTCGGAGACCAAATTTACCACCGCAACCAAAAGGCGCCGCCTCCGAGACGACGAGATTCGAAGGAATCAACCTTGAAAAACCCTAAACCAACGGATTGATGAAGGCTTACATGTTTTCGTGGTGTAATTGAATCGGAGATCAGGATTTCTTGGAACGACGGCTTCCCTCCGCCCGGAGTGCAACGCTCGCATCTCATCCTCACCCTGCGCGATAAGTTGGGATTGCATAGGCTTGCTTGCTTGCTGTGTCATATATAACGATGTAACTATATCATCTCATCCGTCCGTCTCCTTTCCTTCATCTTAAATCTGAGCCATCCACTTGTAGGTGAGAGGAGCGAGGCGTGATGGACGGAGCTAAGATGAGGAAATTGATCATTGAGATGAGTGCAACCAGCGATCGAGGGACGATCCGAGACGATCGATAGTGATGGACGGACGGATGGACGTCATCAGTCGTTAGAAGGATCATTCAAGTATATAGTGGATTTTATGTTGGTGTTCTTAAGTCAACCAAATTAAACTATTTTGACG
The window above is part of the Musa acuminata AAA Group cultivar baxijiao chromosome BXJ2-6, Cavendish_Baxijiao_AAA, whole genome shotgun sequence genome. Proteins encoded here:
- the LOC103989784 gene encoding aldehyde oxidase GLOX-like is translated as MTPSARTTRTRNTTIASSSSFVLPLLLVLVGLSTVRTAAPVKGRGEWRLLRASIGISAMHMQLLPDDTVVIFDRTDFGRSNISLPGGRCRFDSYDLALTTDCTAHSVLLLLPSAAVRPLSLLTDTWCSSGALLPNGSLLQTGGFNDGDRVIRLFSPSRGGRSDWVERPFYLSVRRWYASNQLLPDGRVIILGGRRQFSYEFFPRELAGSRTVFQFPFLLDTWNRETENNLYPFLHLLPDGTLFVFANDRAVVLDAIRHRVLRRLPPVPGGPRSYPSSGSSVLLPLRPGAAPEVLVCGGTPWGSYRAALNGTFLPALRTCARIKPADSDPAWSLEDMPLPRVMGDMLLLPTCDVLIVNGAAAGTAGWELARNPVTRPVLYHPDRPAGRRFAVLKRSRIPRMYHSTAILDTYGRVLVGGSNPQAHYAFANVMYPTELSLEAFHPPYLAARTRPRVAAAPREVGYGERVALRFEAAGHYGAWEELVVEVVAVAPAFATHAVGMNQRAVVLEASRAVWAWGNFGYVAEVVAPPSPNVAPPGYYLWFVVHAGVPSNGVWVRIR